One segment of Alnus glutinosa chromosome 2, dhAlnGlut1.1, whole genome shotgun sequence DNA contains the following:
- the LOC133860789 gene encoding fatty acid hydroperoxide lyase, chloroplastic, translating into MMSTTMSISPTGVPSSAQPPLSSQPPPPTKSLPLRTIPGSHGWPLLGPISDRLDYFWFQGPETFFRKRIEKHKSTVFRTNVPPTFPFFSNVNPNVVAVLDTKSFAHLFDMEIVEKRNVLVGDYMPSLKFTGDIRVCAYLDTDEPKHAKLKNFAMNILKRSSKTWVSEVLANLDTMWDTIETTITESGSASYIVPLQQFIFKFLTKSLVGADPSSSPEIAKSGFVMLDRWLALQLLPTVKIGVLQPLEEIFLHSWAYPFLLVSGDYKKLYQFVEKEGKEILSVGQTEYGLTSEESIHNLLFVLGFNAFGGFSVFLPSLLSALLSDTTGLQEKLRKEVREKGGSTLSIDSVKDMELVQSVVYETLRLNPPVPLQYGRARKDFQLSSHDSVFDIKKGELLCGYQALAMRDPKVFDEPESFKPDRFVGEKGSELLSYLYWSNGPQTGSPSESNKQCAAKDYVVLTAALIVAYLFSRYDSITGASGSITAVKRAK; encoded by the exons ATGATGAGCACTACAATGAGCATATCACCTACAGGCGTGCCATCATCGGCGCAACCGCCGCTATCTTCACAGCCACCACCGCCGACAAAAAGCCTGCCGCTGCGCACAATCCCTGGCAGCCATGGGTGGCCGCTGCTAGGGCCGATTTCTGATCGGCTTGACTACTTCTGGTTCCAAGGGCCGGAGACATTCTTTAGGAAGCGAATAGAGAAGCACAAGAGCACGGTTTTCCGCACCAACGTCCCCCCGACCTTCCCTTTCTTCTCCAATGTTAATCCCAACGTTGTTGCCGTCCTTGACACCAAGTCTTTCGCACACCTCTTCGACATGGAGATTGTGGAGAAGAGGAATGTTCTTGTCGGAGATTACATGCCCAGCCTCAAGTTCACCGGGGATATCAGGGTTTGTGCTTACCTTGACACTGATGAGCCAAAGCACGCTAAG CTCAAGAACTTTGCCATGAACATTCTGAAACGGAGCTCAAAAACTTGGGTTAGCGAAGTCCTGGCCAACCTTGACACAATGTGGGACACCATCGAAACCACCATTACCGAGTCAGGCTCCGCTAGCTACATCGTCCCTCTCCAACAGTTCATCTTCAAGTTCCTCACCAAGAGCCTTGTCGGAGCCGACCCTTCGAGCTCACCGGAAATCGCCAAGTCCGGCTTTGTCATGCTCGACCGCTGGCTCGCCCTCCAGCTCCTCCCCACTGTCAAAATCGGGGTCCTTCAGCCTCTGGAGGAGATTTTCCTCCACTCTTGGGCATACCCTTTTCTCCTTGTCAGTGGAGACTACAAAAAGCTCTACCAATTTGTTGAAAAAGAAG GTAAGGAAATATTAAGCGTAGGTCAGACTGAGTATGGACTGACTTCAGAAGAAAGCATTCACAATTTGCTATTCGTGTTGGGTTTCAACGCATTTGGCGGGTTCTCAGTTTTCCTGCCGAGTTTATTGAGTGCACTATTGAGTGACACGACCGGTTTGcaagaaaagttaagaaaagAAGTACGAGAAAAAGGCGGTTCAACTCTGAGTATTGACTCGGTAAAAGACATGGAACTCGTTCAATCGGTCGTGTATGAAACCCTCCGACTCAACCCGCCGGTTCCACTCCAATACGGCCGCGCCCGAAAGGATTTTCAACTGAGTTCACATGACTCGGTCTTCGACATCAAAAAGGGAGAGTTGCTTTGCGGGTACCAAGCTTTGGCGATGAGGGACCCTAAGGTTTTTGATGAACCGGAGAGTTTTAAACCGGACCGGTTCGTGGGGGAGAAAGGGTCCGAGTTACTGAGTTACTTGTACTGGTCCAACGGGCCGCAGACCGGTTCACCCAGCGAGTCGAATAAACAGTGTGCGGCTAAGGACTACGTGGTCCTCACCGCTGCTTTGATTGTTGCTTACCTGTTCAGCAGGTATGATTCGATCACGGGGGCATCAGGCTCAATCACAGCCGTAAAGAGGGCAAAGTAA